DNA sequence from the Anaerolineales bacterium genome:
CGCCCATCCAGGAGCGGATCGCGGCCGGGTCGGTCAGGGCGGCCCACACCGCTTGCGGCGGGGCCTGGATCAGGGTGTCTTTGACGATCGGTTGCATGCGCTTGCTCCTATGGCGAGGTCTAGGGCGGCCGGCGGCCTAGCTGCCGAACAGCGCCTCGCTGCCTCGCTGGGCACGCTTCCTCTTTTCCTCACCGTCGGCCATGCCCATGGCGAGGTAGAACTCCTGGTCGTAGTCGCGGGTGCGCACCACCACCGGCATCGGCACGGCGTGTCCGAGCACCAGCGCCTGCTGGCGGGTGTCGAGGCGGGCCAGCACCTCGCGCAGGGCGCCGGCGCCGCTCACCCCGGAGAACACCGCCCGGATGTCGGCCTCGTTGTCGAGCAGGCAAGTGACCCGCGTCCCGATCTGGCTCATCACCTCGTCGTCGATCGCACTTGGCCGCTGGTCGACGACCAGCAGCGTGACGTTGTACTTGCGCAGTTCACGGGCGATGGCGCCGAAGACGGTGTGGCTG
Encoded proteins:
- a CDS encoding ATP-binding protein; translation: FFPRMGFVNSQVGQDIVEQIFQYLNKKASVVLEFGNYGNELAAYIFVANYLTRRIRQRYIDQKNLAAGKQAEEPQPLVIVIEEAHKFLDPEFSSHTVFGAIARELRKYNVTLLVVDQRPSAIDDEVMSQIGTRVTCLLDNEADIRAVFSGVSGAGALREVLARLDTRQQALVLGHAVPMPVVVRTRDYDQEFYLAMGMADGEEKRKRAQRGSEALFGS